Within the Flavobacterium sp. N502536 genome, the region TTTCCGGCTTTAAATTCTTTGATTCCTACGTAAAGAGATTCTTTAGTTACTTTCAGAAGTTTTTTAACTTCAGGAGCCACTTCTCCAATTTCGAAACTATAGGCGTGATCACCGTGATATCCATTCTTGAATGCACCACAATCTACCGAAATAACATCACCGCTTTTCAGGGGCGTATTGTTCGGAATTCCGTGTACAACCTGAGAGTTAGGACTCATACATAGCGAATTCGGGAAATCATACAATCCCAAAAAACTCGGAACAGCACCGTGATCACGGATGAATTCTTCAGCTAGTTTGTCCAGGTATAATGTGGTTACTCCTTCTTTAATTTCAGAAGCAATCATTCCTAATGTTTTAGATACGATCAAAGCACTTTCGCGCATTAATTCGATTTCTTCACGTGATTTTACAATAATCATAATTTCGGATTTTCAGTTGGCAAAAGTACAAATTTTAATATTATTTTTTAGCTAAAAATTTTTCGTCACGAATTCACGAATTAA harbors:
- the map gene encoding type I methionyl aminopeptidase, which translates into the protein MIIVKSREEIELMRESALIVSKTLGMIASEIKEGVTTLYLDKLAEEFIRDHGAVPSFLGLYDFPNSLCMSPNSQVVHGIPNNTPLKSGDVISVDCGAFKNGYHGDHAYSFEIGEVAPEVKKLLKVTKESLYVGIKEFKAGNRVEDVGNAIQKYTEAHGYGVVRELVGHGLGQKMHEEPEMPNYGKRGRGKLFVEGMVVAIEPMINMGTRNIKQHKDGWTITTADGKPSAHFEHDVALIDGKPELLSTFQYIYKALGIESNEEDEFRKVPLVL